From the Danaus plexippus chromosome 5, MEX_DaPlex, whole genome shotgun sequence genome, one window contains:
- the LOC116769095 gene encoding protein atonal-like translates to MAAETYGHRLLYTEKDIFPNDVMLEYSTEECYLSWPRSPDSGRSSLEPTPSMDGSNQESPTHIAYRGMPNDLVLEDSSEDLDLEGSGKRRGRATSAAVLRRRRLAANARERRRMQNLNKAFDRLRGHLPSLGADRQLSKYETLQMAQTYIAALYELLQ, encoded by the coding sequence ATGGCCGCCGAAACTTACGGACATCGACTGCTCTACACCGAAAAAGATATTTTCCCCAATGACGTTATGTTGGAATATTCTACTGAAGAGTGTTACTTATCCTGGCCAAGGTCACCCGACTCCGGGAGATCCAGCTTGGAGCCGACACCGTCCATGGATGGAAGCAATCAGGAATCACCAACCCACATCGCCTATAGAGGAATGCCGAACGATTTAGTTTTAGAAGACAGTTCGGAAGACTTGGATCTAGAAGGTTCTGGAAAGAGACGAGGAAGGGCGACCAGTGCTGCCGTTTTGCGAAGACGCCGCCTTGCAGCAAACGCGAGGGAAAGGAGACGGATGCAGAACCTGAATAAGGCTTTCGACAGACTACGCGGTCATCTGCCATCGCTCGGAGCCGACAGGCAGCTCTCCAAATACGAGACCCTGCAAATGGCCCAAACATACATCGCGGCATTATACGAACTGCTGCAATAG
- the LOC116769087 gene encoding uncharacterized protein LOC116769087 isoform X2 yields MDVAREIGDASLETSQRDSLNQTVQDSPELAQPEMSAASSSFYTLASDQSVFSRDVDQWLRGNNTESTGVQGSRGAVHQRAPLVANEAIQATGFWYILALILPLFSCSPSNRWRCSPSTILNTAELFLTQVSRACRQLRCYIRRLATNQVSRELVATAMDVVLVVYAIGFLILSMYQASIIG; encoded by the exons atggaTGTCGCCAGAGAAATTGGTGATGCTTCTCTAGAAACTTCTCAAAGGGATTCTCTGAACCAGACAGTCCAGGATTCACCGGAACTTGCACAACCAGAG ATGAGTGCTGCAAGTTCCTCATTCTACACTCTGGCGAGTGATCAGAGCGTGTTCAGCAGGGATGTGGACCAGTGGCTCAGAGGAAACAACACGGAGAGTACTGGAGTACAGGGTAGCAG aGGCGCGGTACATCAACGCGCCCCCCTCGTTGCCAATGAAGCTATCCAGGCGACCGGTTTTTGGTACATTCTGGCTCTCATTCTGCCGCTCTTCAGTTGTTCCCCTAGCAATCGCTGGAGATGTTCACCAAG TACAATTCTTAACACAGCAGAACTCTTTCTAACTCAAGTAAGTAGAGCCTGCAGACAATTGCGTTGCTACATACGACGCCTGGCGACTAACCAGGTGTCCCGCGAGCTGGTGGCCACTGCTATGGACGTGGTGCTTGTAGTTTATGCCATAGGTTTCCTCATATTATCTATGTATCAAGCTTCTATCATCGGTTGA
- the LOC116769087 gene encoding uncharacterized protein LOC116769087 isoform X1, with the protein MDVAREIGDASLETSQRDSLNQTVQDSPELAQPEMSAASSSFYTLASDQSVFSRDVDQWLRGNNTESTGVQGSSLFFRGAVHQRAPLVANEAIQATGFWYILALILPLFSCSPSNRWRCSPSTILNTAELFLTQVSRACRQLRCYIRRLATNQVSRELVATAMDVVLVVYAIGFLILSMYQASIIG; encoded by the exons atggaTGTCGCCAGAGAAATTGGTGATGCTTCTCTAGAAACTTCTCAAAGGGATTCTCTGAACCAGACAGTCCAGGATTCACCGGAACTTGCACAACCAGAG ATGAGTGCTGCAAGTTCCTCATTCTACACTCTGGCGAGTGATCAGAGCGTGTTCAGCAGGGATGTGGACCAGTGGCTCAGAGGAAACAACACGGAGAGTACTGGAGTACAGGGTAGCAG tttgttttttagaGGCGCGGTACATCAACGCGCCCCCCTCGTTGCCAATGAAGCTATCCAGGCGACCGGTTTTTGGTACATTCTGGCTCTCATTCTGCCGCTCTTCAGTTGTTCCCCTAGCAATCGCTGGAGATGTTCACCAAG TACAATTCTTAACACAGCAGAACTCTTTCTAACTCAAGTAAGTAGAGCCTGCAGACAATTGCGTTGCTACATACGACGCCTGGCGACTAACCAGGTGTCCCGCGAGCTGGTGGCCACTGCTATGGACGTGGTGCTTGTAGTTTATGCCATAGGTTTCCTCATATTATCTATGTATCAAGCTTCTATCATCGGTTGA
- the LOC116769207 gene encoding uncharacterized protein LOC116769207 isoform X1, translated as MAARFVVIAMCACAAVSRATQPAATIYLDVSHHENLEVKKNYTPELLQELEKVKDDALLLYMEYTSQAAADVKAFIRNITGLTKDTINDMKTRVLDRASRSCRDEFDKVIEKAQNDAHRGALFSGENHHKYLLGQMIVMRMHLNKSEDYLRRCGKVNKDCGVSCDVMLQKTPRPLRWCRLAQIEMNRVKEDIAHTKKTYRDLIIHNRRKLAHLKKIARVRAERAAAAVDTCVKNTTC; from the exons ATGGCCGCCCGCTTCGTGGTAATCGCGATGTGCGCATGCGCGGCCGTCTCGCGCGCAACACAG CCCGCAGCTACGATATACTTGGACGTGTCACACCACGAAAACTTGGAAGTGAAGAAGAATTATACGCCGGAACTGCTGCAAGAGCTGGAGAAGGTCAAAGACGACGCTCTGCTGCTATATATGGAGTACACCAGCCAGGCAGCCGCTGATGTTAAGGCTTTCATCAGAAACATCACAGGACTCACCAAGGACACCATCAATGACATGAAAACCAGAGTCTTAGACCGAGCT TCTCGTTCGTGTCGCGATGAGTTCGACAAGGTTATCGAGAAGGCTCAGAACGACGCTCACCGCGGCGCCCTGTTCAGTGGAGAGAACCATCACAAGTACCTCCTGGGGCAGATGATTGTTATGAGAATGCATCTCAATAag AGCGAAGATTACCTCCGGAGATGCGGAAAGGTTAACAAAGACTGCGGAGTGTCGTGCGAC GTTATGTTACAGAAAACTCCGAGACCTTTACGATGGTGTCGTCTGGCTCAGATAGAGATGAACAGGGTGAAGGAAGACATCGCACACACGAAGAAGACATACAGAGATTTGATCATACACAATAGAAGGAAACTAGCTCATTTAAAGAAGATAGCACGCGTCCGGGCCGAGAGAGCTGCGGCGGCTGTGGACACGTGCGTCAAGAACACGACCTGCTAA
- the LOC116769207 gene encoding uncharacterized protein LOC116769207 isoform X2 translates to MAARFVVIAMCACAAVSRATQPAATIYLDVSHHENLEVKKNYTPELLQELEKVKDDALLLYMEYTSQAAADVKAFIRNITGLTKDTINDMKTRVLDRASRSCRDEFDKVIEKAQNDAHRGALFSGENHHKYLLGQMIVMRMHLNKSEDYLRRCGKVNKDCGVSCDKTPRPLRWCRLAQIEMNRVKEDIAHTKKTYRDLIIHNRRKLAHLKKIARVRAERAAAAVDTCVKNTTC, encoded by the exons ATGGCCGCCCGCTTCGTGGTAATCGCGATGTGCGCATGCGCGGCCGTCTCGCGCGCAACACAG CCCGCAGCTACGATATACTTGGACGTGTCACACCACGAAAACTTGGAAGTGAAGAAGAATTATACGCCGGAACTGCTGCAAGAGCTGGAGAAGGTCAAAGACGACGCTCTGCTGCTATATATGGAGTACACCAGCCAGGCAGCCGCTGATGTTAAGGCTTTCATCAGAAACATCACAGGACTCACCAAGGACACCATCAATGACATGAAAACCAGAGTCTTAGACCGAGCT TCTCGTTCGTGTCGCGATGAGTTCGACAAGGTTATCGAGAAGGCTCAGAACGACGCTCACCGCGGCGCCCTGTTCAGTGGAGAGAACCATCACAAGTACCTCCTGGGGCAGATGATTGTTATGAGAATGCATCTCAATAag AGCGAAGATTACCTCCGGAGATGCGGAAAGGTTAACAAAGACTGCGGAGTGTCGTGCGAC AAAACTCCGAGACCTTTACGATGGTGTCGTCTGGCTCAGATAGAGATGAACAGGGTGAAGGAAGACATCGCACACACGAAGAAGACATACAGAGATTTGATCATACACAATAGAAGGAAACTAGCTCATTTAAAGAAGATAGCACGCGTCCGGGCCGAGAGAGCTGCGGCGGCTGTGGACACGTGCGTCAAGAACACGACCTGCTAA